GAAGCAGTGAAGGTTGTCCTTCAAACCAAACGCGGCAGTGTCTCACTGCTTCAACGCAGACTGACCATCGGCTACTCCCGCGCCAGCCGTCTCATCGAACAGATGGCTGCGATGGGTCTCCTGGGTGAGTACAAAGGCTCGCAGGCGCGTGAAGTCACCATCACGCTTGAGGAATGGGAAGCAATGAAAGCTCAGGCCGAAGCCGACGCCGCTTCGACCTCCGGTGGTATTTCCGACTACGAGAAAAACGGCGGCAAGAACAAAGATTGGGCCAACGACGGCGACGAGGATGACGATGGTGTCCCCGACGAGATGGATGATGAGTTTCGACGTTAAGTTGGGATCACATTCCGAAGCGTGAGCTTTTCCCAAGCTGTAAAAACCTCTACCAGAGCAAGGGTGAATAGCCGCCGCTGGTGCGCGATTCGTTGATCTGCGCATTTCTTGTCACTTTCTCAGTTGTCGGAAGCGGAGACGCGCTGACTCGCACCTAAATCACGAGGATACAGGCGGATTTTCAGAGAAATCTGTACCCGTTATTTCTTTGGAATGGTCGGGGTTGCTCGGATTTTTACGCTTTTCGACACGTTTTCCACCGAGAGATTGCTACCTCGCGACGCCCTAACCCTGCGTTTTTACCCCCGATAACGCGGATTTTTCTTGTTCAGATTAAATTTTGAAGAAATTTGTCGCATTGTGTTGTGTTGTGTGGATGAGTGGGTTAAAATCCCACATATCAAGGACGACCGGTTGGCCACGGATGGCCAATGAGGACTTCATGGCTTGGTCTTTACCGGTACATACGAGCATACGATCGACGCGAAGAATCGCCTGGCTGTACCCTCGGACATCCGGAGTCAGATTCTGGGTGAGGCTGCAAGGAATGGCAAGGGGGGCGACAGCCCGGTCTTCGTTTATATCACGCTCGGGGAGGACCAATCCTTAAACCTCTACACCGAGGCGCGATTTGAGCAGCGGTCGGCGGAGCTGGATCGCAGCGAGCTGCCAGCCGACAAGCTCCTCGAATATGAACAGGTCATGTACAGCCTGACCGCTCGGGTGGAGATCGATCAGCAGGGACGGGTTCGACTTCCCGAACACCTGCTCGAACGCAGCGGACTCAAGTCGGAGGTGACCCTCATCGGCGTGAAGGATCATCTCGAAATCCGTGATCGCAAGCAGTGGCGTGAACGAGTGGAAAAAGTGCTCTCCGAAAATCGCAGCTTGTTGATGAATCCTCGCCGTGCGATGAAGTAGGAAGCAAACTCAAGAGTCGGCTGGATTTTCGAGTGACGCCGCGACAAGCGCGTCAGAAATCACAGAGGCACGCCCGCGAGCGTGCCGCGTTCAAAGGAGCTGCTGAGATTCCCGCACTCGGCGAAGGTTGAACGGACTCATGCCGCACAGCGGCTGGACTGCCGGGATGGAGCAGGCTCACGGATGAGCCGCCTAGGCTCGGTCGCCTGCATCAGTGATCGGACTCCTGCGTGAGACCCGGCCACTGGCGAACCCCAGTCGTGTTGACGGCACCTTCGCTGACTTTTTACAACCCGCCGAGTGCCCACGACCCCCGTGCTCCACACGGGGGTTTTTCTTGAGTCGGATCGTCACCTACCAGCAGATCATCACCTACAACACAAGCGTCCGGTTCAATCACGGTTTTCACAAGAATAATTGACCGCTCCTGAGGAGTGTTGCAAGTGATGATTTCGGCTGTTGTTATGAATTAGCGAAATATGCAGAACCGTCTGTCGTCGCTCTCGTATGAATAAATGAAGTCCGAATCGATGTGTGAGTTATGTGGATGGCTGGATCGATGGATGTGACGCATTGGCGCTTCTTCTTCTCCTCCGCCCCGCTGCCAAGGTACTCCTCTTGTCGGCGGGGTTTTTTATCTCCACCCAAAGTCCTGACTTGAAATCTGTTCATCCTGTACGGCTGGTGAGTCGTGTTGACATCGGCTCCCATCAGGGTTCCTCAATTCGCTATTGTGTTTTCACTTGTCGCGTCCCGCTCTCATCTTCGGGCTGACACTTCAGCCATTCCTTCCCGCAGTCCACCTGCTCGTGGCGATGGTTATCGTGTTTTTTGTGTCGCTGTTTCCCGCAGCTTGTGTCCGCACCATCATCAGAAACTATTTCCGTATCGAGGTTCCCTTCGCAGAGGCGGTACAGTCCGCGGTGCTGCTCCTCGCGGTGCTGCTGGCAGCCATCCTCCTGATGCACAAGACGCTGGGTGTCAGCGCGGTATGGATAGCCGAGCACCTGGGTATGGTGGTCATTGCGCTGGTGCTGCTCAGTGGTCCGGCGGTATTCGGCACGGTCCTTCGCACCCCTGACGGCTCGCCGCTGGGACTCGGACGCGGCGCAGTGGTGACATTTCTGACGACGATCGTCTGTACCGGCATCGTCGCCCTCATCGTCATCGCCTGTCGCATATTCTGATAAATAAGCTGAGATTCAACAGAAACGCAGCGAGAAATTCTGCGCAAAAGATTTTCATTGACGGTCAGATTACCCATGTAAAATGAGTCATGATGTGATTCCGAGCAATCGGCAGGCTCTTTCAACACGGGAGCAACATCATGAAAGCAGTAGGCATCGTTGCGGTGTTGGTGGTCGTAGTGCTCGGTGTGATCTACTGGTCCGGTGGGTTTACCGGAAAATCACCAGAGGAGATCGCCCGCGAGTTTAAGGTCGTGGCTGTCGCTGGAACATCGTGGGAAAAAGTCGCCGATCACATGGAGCCGAAGGAGTTTCAGGCGCTCAGCTCGGTGACGATGTCCACCAACAGCATGACGCCGGGCGTAAGTCAGCCGTACCGTTTCAATCGTGCGGAGTTTGCGCAGAAATACAAAAGCGGCGCGTATAAAGAAGGTTTTATTTTCAACTACTACTTCTCGAATAACGACGCATGGGCAGTGGAGTTTGATGGCTCAGGGTGTGTGGTGGAAGGTCGCCCGCTGCCCGTGTTGAAGGACCTCTTCACGCTGCCGTCATCTCACTGATGTCTGGAAACTCCATCGGTCGATTCATCGTCCGAACGGCAGCCATCACAGATGGAGACGTGAGCTGTGTGCCGTTCAGACTTCCTGCAACTGCATAATTGCCGGCCGCTCAAAGTTCATTTCCGACACGTCATGTCCGTCCGCCTGCGCAACGTAGAGCGAAGGCGGCTCCTGAGCGAGAGGGACAATCGCGCCGGCTGTTTCGTCGTTGGGCAGCAGATTTCGAGGATCGGGGATGATCTGCACCGTGGGGCGGCAGGGTTGTTCGACGCAATGGTCAATCGCCACGGCCCACCGGCCGTCACTGAGCCTGAGCATGGTGCCCGGCGGGAAGGGGGGCACGACCGTCAGCAGCACGCGCACGACTTCGGGATCGAACTTAACGAACATCGTGGGGTTGAGAAACGCCGCCAGTGCCCAGACCGTCGGTTGGCTTGGCAGTCCGGGCGGATTGCGCAGCCGGTCGAACTGCTCCGCGACGCCGACGATCCGGGAAAAGACGTGGATGCGTAGCCCATCGAGCGGACCGACCCCAGAGCCGCCGTATCCTGATCCGTCCCATCGCTGGTGATGATTGAGGACGACGGTCGCAGCACTGGGTTCGATTTTGCCGCGTGTGAGGTTGTAGCCGAGTGTCGGATGCTCGCGCCACTGGGGGTCTGATTCGTCAGCAGTTTTTCGGTAACGGTCGCGGACTTCCATGGGCAGCGCGGTGATGCCGATGTCATGCAGCATCGCGCCGATTCCGAGGTTGATGACTTCCTTGGCGCGTCCCGGATCGATGTGGCGGCGTTGTTTGACGAGATAGCCTTCGAGCTTAAGCCCCATCAGGATGCTCAGGAAGGTGACAGCCGAACTGTGACGCATCAGGTCGTCGTTCCCCGGCTCCGCCAGATCACCCATGAAAAGAGCCGCCTGCGGGTTGCCGACGAGTCCTTCGATGAGTGACTTGATCGATGCGGTGTAGTGTGAAAACGACATCCGTGCCACGGATTGCTTTTGCACATCCTCGAAGGTCGTCGCGATTTT
This DNA window, taken from Phycisphaeraceae bacterium, encodes the following:
- a CDS encoding HD domain-containing protein, whose product is MLRVELEHAAPGMSLALPVRHPRYIRRTLLKVGYKLTANAIARLRELGIRQLWVQYPSLSHLSNVIRPDLIATQGNLVSKIATTFEDVQKQSVARMSFSHYTASIKSLIEGLVGNPQAALFMGDLAEPGNDDLMRHSSAVTFLSILMGLKLEGYLVKQRRHIDPGRAKEVINLGIGAMLHDIGITALPMEVRDRYRKTADESDPQWREHPTLGYNLTRGKIEPSAATVVLNHHQRWDGSGYGGSGVGPLDGLRIHVFSRIVGVAEQFDRLRNPPGLPSQPTVWALAAFLNPTMFVKFDPEVVRVLLTVVPPFPPGTMLRLSDGRWAVAIDHCVEQPCRPTVQIIPDPRNLLPNDETAGAIVPLAQEPPSLYVAQADGHDVSEMNFERPAIMQLQEV